The Skermanella pratensis genome has a window encoding:
- a CDS encoding twin transmembrane helix small protein, with amino-acid sequence MSGILTFLLVVAMLAVLGALFVGLFAMVRGGEFNDRYGNRMMRLRVILQGVALVLFVLAVIASSA; translated from the coding sequence ATGAGCGGAATTCTGACATTTCTCCTGGTCGTGGCGATGCTCGCCGTCCTTGGCGCGCTGTTCGTCGGTCTGTTCGCCATGGTCCGTGGCGGCGAGTTCAACGACAGGTACGGCAACCGCATGATGCGGCTGCGCGTGATCCTTCAGGGGGTCGCCCTGGTGCTGTTCGTCCTCGCCGTCATCGCCTCGTCGGCCTGA
- a CDS encoding cob(I)yrinic acid a,c-diamide adenosyltransferase codes for MVQLTRIYTRGGDKGQTSLGDGKRVAKHDLRVASYGTVDEANSVIGLARLSTADDPGIDAMLSRIQNDLFDLGADLCTPEQENPPYPPLRIADAQVERLEREIDAMNAELSPLKSFVLPGGTPAAAHLHLARTVARRAERLMTELAEHEPVGGPALRFINRLSDHLFVLSRYVNDKGALDVLWVPGANR; via the coding sequence ATGGTGCAGCTGACGCGGATCTACACCCGGGGCGGCGACAAGGGACAGACCTCTCTCGGCGACGGCAAGCGCGTCGCCAAGCACGACCTGCGCGTCGCGTCCTACGGCACGGTGGACGAGGCGAACAGCGTGATCGGGCTGGCACGCCTGTCGACCGCGGATGATCCCGGGATCGACGCCATGCTGTCGCGGATCCAGAACGACCTGTTCGACCTGGGTGCCGACCTGTGCACGCCCGAGCAGGAGAACCCGCCCTACCCGCCGCTCCGCATCGCCGACGCGCAGGTGGAGCGCCTGGAACGCGAGATCGACGCCATGAACGCGGAGCTCAGCCCGCTCAAGAGCTTCGTCCTGCCCGGCGGCACTCCCGCCGCGGCCCATCTGCATCTCGCCCGCACCGTGGCGCGGCGCGCCGAGCGGCTGATGACGGAACTGGCCGAGCACGAGCCCGTCGGCGGGCCGGCGCTGAGATTCATCAACCGGCTGTCGGATCACCTGTTCGTCCTCAGCCGTTATGTGAACGACAAAGGCGCGCTCGACGTGCTGTGGGTGCCCGGCGCCAACCGTTGA
- a CDS encoding electron transfer flavoprotein subunit beta/FixA family protein yields MKVLVPVKRVVDYNVKIRVKADGSGVETANVKMSMNPFDEIAVEEAVRLKESKAATEVIAVSLGVQACQETLRTALAMGADRAVHVLTDADLQPLAVAKALKAVVEKEQPQLVIMGKQAIDDDANQTGQMLAALLGWAQGTFASKVVPGGETVTVTREVDGGLETVELKLPAVVTTDLRLNEPRYASLPNIMKAKKKPIETVSPADLGVDPAPRLKTLKVVEPPKRSAGIKVKTVQELVDKLKNEAKVI; encoded by the coding sequence ATGAAAGTCCTCGTCCCGGTTAAGCGGGTGGTCGACTATAACGTGAAGATCCGCGTCAAGGCGGACGGCTCGGGAGTCGAGACTGCCAACGTTAAGATGTCGATGAACCCGTTTGATGAAATCGCGGTTGAAGAAGCGGTTCGTCTGAAGGAATCGAAGGCGGCGACCGAAGTGATCGCCGTCAGCCTGGGCGTCCAAGCCTGCCAGGAAACCCTGCGCACCGCGCTCGCGATGGGGGCCGACCGGGCCGTCCATGTGCTGACCGATGCCGACCTGCAGCCGCTGGCCGTCGCCAAGGCGCTCAAGGCCGTGGTCGAGAAGGAACAGCCGCAGCTCGTCATCATGGGCAAGCAGGCGATCGACGATGACGCCAACCAGACCGGCCAGATGCTGGCGGCCCTGCTCGGCTGGGCCCAGGGGACCTTCGCGTCCAAGGTGGTGCCCGGCGGCGAGACCGTGACCGTGACCCGCGAAGTGGACGGCGGCCTGGAGACGGTGGAGCTGAAGCTGCCGGCCGTGGTGACGACCGACCTGCGCCTCAACGAACCGCGCTACGCGTCGCTGCCGAACATCATGAAGGCGAAGAAGAAGCCGATCGAGACGGTTTCGCCGGCCGATCTCGGCGTCGATCCGGCACCGCGCCTGAAGACCCTGAAGGTGGTCGAGCCACCCAAGCGCTCCGCCGGCATCAAGGTCAAGACGGTGCAGGAACTGGTCGACAAGCTGAAGAACGAAGCCAAGGTGATCTGA
- a CDS encoding electron transfer flavoprotein subunit alpha/FixB family protein — MSVLVIAENAEGTIKPATLNTVTAAAKLGGDVHVLVAGANAKGAAEAAARIAGVSKVLVADAEPYAHGLAENVAPLIVDLAKGYSHVLAPATSFGKNVMPRVAALLDVAQISEIVGVHDADTFDRPIYAGNAIATVQSSDPVKIITVRGTAFDAAPAEGGSATVEDAATGADAGLSKFVGQELSKSERPELTSAKAIVSGGRGMQSGENFHMLETLADKLGAAVGASRAAVDAGYVPNDYQVGQTGKIVAPELYIAVGISGAIQHLAGMKDSKVIVAINKDEEAPIFQVADYGLVGDLFKVVPELTEELDKVR; from the coding sequence ATGAGCGTCCTCGTCATCGCGGAAAACGCCGAAGGCACGATCAAGCCCGCCACCCTGAACACCGTCACCGCCGCCGCCAAGCTGGGCGGCGACGTCCATGTCCTGGTCGCAGGCGCCAACGCCAAGGGCGCCGCCGAAGCGGCGGCCAGGATCGCGGGCGTCTCGAAGGTGCTGGTCGCCGACGCCGAGCCCTATGCCCACGGCCTGGCTGAGAACGTGGCCCCGCTGATCGTCGATCTGGCCAAAGGCTACAGCCACGTGCTGGCCCCGGCGACCAGCTTCGGCAAGAACGTCATGCCGCGGGTCGCCGCCCTGCTCGACGTGGCCCAGATCTCCGAGATCGTGGGCGTCCACGACGCCGACACGTTCGACCGGCCGATCTATGCCGGCAACGCGATCGCCACCGTCCAGTCTTCCGACCCGGTCAAGATCATCACCGTGCGCGGCACTGCCTTCGACGCGGCCCCGGCCGAGGGCGGCAGCGCCACGGTCGAGGATGCGGCAACCGGTGCGGATGCCGGCCTGTCCAAGTTCGTCGGACAGGAGCTGTCCAAGTCGGAGCGGCCGGAACTGACCAGCGCCAAGGCCATCGTGTCGGGCGGCCGGGGCATGCAGTCCGGCGAGAATTTCCATATGCTGGAGACACTGGCCGACAAGCTGGGCGCCGCGGTCGGCGCCAGCCGGGCGGCGGTGGACGCCGGCTACGTTCCCAACGACTATCAGGTCGGTCAGACCGGTAAGATCGTGGCACCCGAGCTCTACATTGCGGTCGGTATCTCCGGTGCGATCCAGCACCTGGCCGGGATGAAGGACTCCAAGGTCATCGTGGCCATAAACAAAGATGAGGAAGCGCCGATTTTCCAGGTCGCCGATTACGGCCTCGTGGGGGACCTGTTCAAGGTCGTTCCCGAGCTGACGGAGGAACTGGACAAGGTGCGATAA
- a CDS encoding 3-hydroxybutyryl-CoA dehydrogenase — protein MIQKIGVIGAGQMGAGIAHVCAVSGFDVKLSDISADALNKAVSNIDRNLERQVAKGKVSEADRHMAIERITTGTDLAMFGDCDLVIEAATEAEEVKREIFKRLVPNLKADALIASNTSSISITRLAAVTDRPAKFMGMHFMNPVPVMQLVELIRGIATDEETFQAVRDLTLKLGKKAAVAEDFPAFIVNRILLPMINEAVYTLYEGVGSVEAIDTALKLGANHPMGPLELADFIGLDTCLAIMHVLYDGLADSKYRPCPLLVKYVEAGWVGRKAGRGFYDYSKEVPVPTR, from the coding sequence ATGATTCAGAAGATCGGTGTCATCGGAGCCGGGCAGATGGGTGCGGGTATCGCCCATGTCTGCGCAGTGTCAGGCTTCGACGTCAAACTGTCCGACATCAGTGCCGATGCGCTGAACAAGGCGGTGAGCAATATCGACAGGAACCTGGAACGTCAGGTTGCCAAAGGCAAGGTGAGCGAAGCCGACCGGCACATGGCCATCGAGCGCATCACCACCGGCACCGATCTGGCGATGTTCGGGGATTGCGACCTCGTCATCGAGGCGGCGACGGAAGCCGAGGAAGTCAAACGGGAAATCTTCAAGCGTCTGGTCCCCAACCTGAAGGCCGACGCGCTGATCGCCAGCAACACCTCGTCGATCTCGATCACGCGGCTGGCCGCGGTGACCGACCGGCCGGCCAAGTTCATGGGCATGCATTTCATGAACCCGGTGCCGGTGATGCAGCTCGTGGAGCTGATCCGCGGCATCGCGACCGACGAGGAGACTTTCCAGGCGGTCAGGGACCTGACGCTGAAGCTGGGCAAGAAAGCCGCCGTGGCGGAAGACTTCCCGGCCTTCATCGTCAACCGTATCCTGCTGCCGATGATCAACGAGGCGGTCTACACCCTTTACGAGGGCGTCGGCTCGGTCGAGGCGATCGACACCGCGCTGAAGCTTGGCGCCAACCACCCGATGGGTCCGCTTGAGCTGGCGGACTTCATCGGCCTGGACACCTGCCTGGCGATCATGCACGTGCTCTATGACGGCTTGGCCGACAGCAAGTACCGGCCCTGCCCGCTGCTGGTGAAGTATGTCGAAGCCGGCTGGGTCGGGCGCAAGGCCGGCCGCGGCTTCTACGACTACAGCAAGGAAGTGCCGGTTCCGACGCGCTGA
- a CDS encoding CcdB family protein, whose protein sequence is MRFLDVCLNPSAQGREDHPVPFLLVVQSDFVQVQRSRVVVPLVRAGAVGTVIARLMPVFEIRDEPVVMMTPQIAGISTAEIGPVVASLADHRLAVRTAIDILTGDL, encoded by the coding sequence GTGCGCTTTCTCGATGTCTGCCTCAATCCATCGGCCCAGGGGCGGGAGGATCACCCGGTTCCCTTCCTGTTGGTTGTTCAAAGCGACTTCGTCCAAGTTCAACGGTCCCGGGTCGTCGTGCCTTTGGTCCGGGCCGGCGCTGTCGGGACGGTGATAGCCCGCCTGATGCCCGTGTTCGAGATCCGGGATGAACCGGTCGTCATGATGACGCCGCAGATCGCCGGCATCTCGACCGCGGAGATCGGGCCTGTCGTGGCAAGTCTCGCCGATCACAGGCTCGCCGTCAGGACCGCTATCGATATCCTGACCGGCGACCTCTGA
- a CDS encoding type II toxin-antitoxin system CcdA family antitoxin, with protein sequence MTRGTALRKPTNVSARADLVVEAKSLGINLSEVFEDALEDAVAAARRKRWIEENRQAFEDYDRFVEAHGIFSAGRRLF encoded by the coding sequence ATGACGCGGGGAACGGCATTGCGAAAGCCTACCAACGTCTCGGCTCGGGCCGATTTGGTCGTTGAAGCCAAGTCACTCGGCATCAACCTGTCCGAAGTCTTCGAAGACGCGCTGGAGGACGCGGTCGCGGCGGCCCGGCGGAAACGGTGGATCGAGGAGAACCGCCAAGCATTCGAGGACTATGACAGGTTCGTCGAAGCACATGGAATTTTCAGCGCCGGAAGGCGGCTTTTCTGA
- a CDS encoding DUF3140 domain-containing protein encodes MSLSDGEKAKIRSEYRDAVNMTPKELERWLEKEESKGVGFTRDGEDESVGHHSGRRIVEIAGTKQGDLTDDDYAHMRKVVAYVRRHCAQGPSHDVETSRWRYSLMNWGHDPLRKSG; translated from the coding sequence ATGTCGCTCAGCGATGGGGAAAAGGCGAAGATCCGCAGCGAATACCGCGACGCCGTCAATATGACGCCGAAAGAGCTGGAGCGCTGGCTGGAAAAGGAGGAAAGCAAGGGCGTCGGCTTCACCCGCGACGGCGAGGACGAATCGGTCGGCCACCACTCCGGCCGCCGCATCGTCGAGATCGCCGGCACGAAGCAGGGCGACCTGACGGACGACGATTATGCCCACATGAGGAAGGTCGTGGCCTATGTCCGTCGGCACTGCGCACAAGGTCCGTCCCATGATGTGGAGACGTCCCGCTGGCGCTACAGCCTGATGAACTGGGGCCACGACCCCCTCAGGAAAAGCGGCTGA
- a CDS encoding alpha/beta fold hydrolase, translating into MYGYRPPQVSRTGKILAASAAALAAAALYNTWRTRKAEREHPPSGRFVNVDGVRLHYIERGEGTPIVLLHGNVVTAEDYVWSGVFHRLAARHRVIAIDRPGFGYSDRPHGSMWTAREQADLLRDAFAQLGIDRAVIVGHSWGTLVALELALSHPDTVSGLVLLAGYYQTTFRADVPLVAAPAVPVLGDVLRYTLSPLVGSALMTPTLKAMFAPLPVPELFDREFPRVFPVRPGQIRAESQDAVTMVPAVYGMEERVRDLRIPVTIFAGTEDQVVDYETHAVWLHETIPGSDLHLVPGAGHMVHYAVPDEVADAIEQTARGNRVGAQRVPGLAAHP; encoded by the coding sequence GTGTACGGCTATCGACCACCCCAGGTCTCGCGAACCGGAAAGATCCTCGCCGCGTCGGCGGCGGCCCTGGCCGCCGCGGCGCTCTACAACACATGGCGGACGCGCAAGGCGGAGCGAGAGCACCCGCCCTCCGGGCGTTTCGTGAACGTCGACGGCGTACGTCTCCACTATATCGAGCGGGGCGAGGGCACTCCGATCGTCCTGCTGCACGGCAACGTCGTCACCGCCGAGGATTATGTCTGGAGCGGCGTGTTCCACCGACTGGCCGCACGCCACCGGGTCATCGCCATCGACCGTCCCGGCTTCGGCTACAGCGATCGGCCGCACGGGTCGATGTGGACGGCGCGGGAGCAGGCGGACCTGCTGCGCGACGCCTTCGCCCAACTCGGCATCGACCGCGCCGTCATTGTCGGCCATTCCTGGGGCACGCTCGTCGCCCTGGAACTGGCACTCAGCCACCCGGACACGGTGAGCGGCCTCGTCTTGCTGGCGGGATATTACCAGACGACCTTCCGGGCCGACGTGCCGCTGGTGGCTGCACCCGCCGTACCCGTTCTCGGCGACGTGCTGCGCTATACCCTGTCGCCCCTCGTGGGATCGGCGCTGATGACGCCGACCTTGAAGGCGATGTTCGCCCCGCTGCCGGTGCCCGAACTTTTCGACCGCGAATTCCCCCGCGTCTTTCCCGTACGTCCGGGACAGATCCGGGCCGAATCGCAGGATGCGGTCACCATGGTGCCGGCCGTATACGGGATGGAGGAGCGCGTCCGCGACCTGCGCATTCCGGTGACGATCTTCGCCGGCACCGAGGACCAGGTGGTCGACTACGAAACCCATGCGGTCTGGCTGCATGAGACCATACCCGGCAGCGACCTCCACCTGGTTCCGGGGGCCGGCCACATGGTCCACTATGCGGTACCTGACGAGGTCGCCGACGCCATCGAGCAGACGGCCCGCGGCAATCGGGTCGGCGCCCAACGGGTTCCCGGTCTCGCCGCGCATCCCTGA
- a CDS encoding TlpA family protein disulfide reductase: MRNLVAAAMLGIVCAAGWWVASDAGQANAARPPLEGTMEKFKPADQPRPVPELSFITADGGRGDLSDFKGKVVLLNLWATWCAPCVREMPSLDALQGRLGGEDFEVIALSLDRGGRNVVQPFFDRVGVRNLTMYLDPQSAAMGALKPRGLPTTLVIDRDGFELGRLEGDAEWDSEEAVRMLRHFIDEGVRPPRMMKTGG; the protein is encoded by the coding sequence ATGCGTAATTTAGTCGCCGCCGCAATGCTCGGCATCGTCTGCGCCGCCGGATGGTGGGTCGCGAGCGACGCAGGGCAGGCGAACGCGGCCCGTCCGCCGCTCGAAGGCACCATGGAAAAGTTCAAGCCGGCCGACCAGCCCCGGCCGGTCCCGGAGCTGAGCTTCATCACCGCGGATGGTGGGCGCGGCGATCTGTCCGACTTCAAGGGCAAGGTGGTCCTGCTGAACCTGTGGGCGACATGGTGCGCGCCGTGCGTCCGGGAGATGCCGTCGCTCGACGCCCTGCAAGGCCGACTGGGCGGCGAGGACTTCGAGGTGATTGCCCTGTCCCTCGATCGCGGCGGCAGGAACGTGGTCCAGCCCTTCTTCGACCGGGTCGGCGTGCGCAACCTGACCATGTACCTGGACCCGCAAAGCGCCGCCATGGGCGCGCTGAAACCCCGTGGCCTGCCGACCACCTTGGTGATCGACCGGGACGGCTTCGAACTCGGCAGGCTGGAAGGCGATGCGGAGTGGGACAGCGAGGAGGCCGTCCGGATGCTCCGGCATTTCATCGACGAGGGCGTCCGGCCGCCCAGGATGATGAAGACCGGCGGGTAG
- the argH gene encoding argininosuccinate lyase, whose amino-acid sequence MTDQATPKNAGSAANQLWGGRFASGPSSIMERINVSIGFDQRLAVQDIAGSKAHAAMLARQGIIGKDDASRIIEGLDRIANEIAGGSFTFKTELEDIHMNVEARLAELIGEPAGRLHTARSRNDQVATDFRLWVRDALDRLDAGLKDLQSAMIDLAERHADTVMPGFTHLQTAQPVTFGHHLLAYVEMLGRDRGRMRDARARLNECPLGSAALAGTSFPIDRHGVAEALGFDRPTANSLDAVSDRDFALEYLGAAAICAVHLSRLAEEIVVWCSDAFRFIRLTDAFTTGSSIMPQKKNPDAAELVRAKSGRVIGALGGLLIVMKGLPLAYSKDMQEDKEPVFETDDTLGLCVAAMAGMVRDMTPDAGRMRAATEAGFITATDLADWLVRVLGLPFRQAHHVTGRIVKLAEDRNAKLADLSLADLQSVEPRISQAVFDVLTVDASVASRTSFGGTAPETVRKAVAAARERFL is encoded by the coding sequence ATGACCGACCAAGCAACACCCAAGAATGCCGGCAGCGCCGCCAACCAGCTTTGGGGCGGACGCTTCGCAAGCGGACCTTCCTCGATCATGGAACGCATCAACGTGTCGATCGGATTCGATCAGCGTCTGGCGGTCCAGGACATCGCGGGCTCCAAGGCCCATGCCGCCATGCTCGCCCGGCAGGGCATCATCGGCAAGGACGATGCGTCCAGGATCATCGAAGGTCTCGACCGCATCGCCAATGAGATTGCCGGCGGCAGCTTCACGTTCAAGACCGAACTGGAAGACATCCACATGAACGTGGAGGCGCGGCTTGCCGAACTGATTGGCGAACCGGCCGGCCGCCTGCACACCGCGCGGTCCCGCAACGATCAGGTGGCGACCGATTTCCGCCTCTGGGTGCGCGATGCGCTGGACCGCCTGGACGCCGGGCTGAAGGACCTGCAGTCCGCCATGATCGACCTGGCGGAACGGCACGCCGACACGGTGATGCCCGGCTTCACCCACCTGCAGACGGCCCAGCCGGTGACCTTCGGGCACCACCTGCTGGCCTATGTGGAGATGCTGGGCCGCGACCGGGGCCGCATGCGCGATGCCCGCGCGCGGCTGAACGAGTGCCCGCTGGGGTCGGCGGCGCTGGCCGGCACGTCGTTCCCGATCGACCGTCACGGCGTGGCCGAGGCGCTGGGCTTCGACCGGCCGACGGCCAATTCGCTGGATGCCGTGTCCGACCGGGACTTCGCGCTCGAATATCTCGGCGCCGCGGCGATCTGCGCGGTCCACCTTTCCCGCCTGGCGGAGGAGATCGTGGTCTGGTGCAGCGACGCCTTCCGCTTCATCCGGCTGACCGACGCCTTCACCACCGGCAGTTCGATCATGCCGCAGAAGAAGAACCCGGACGCGGCGGAACTGGTCCGCGCCAAGTCGGGCCGCGTGATCGGCGCTCTGGGCGGGCTGCTGATCGTCATGAAAGGGCTGCCGCTGGCCTATTCCAAGGACATGCAGGAGGACAAGGAACCGGTGTTCGAGACCGACGACACGCTCGGACTGTGCGTCGCCGCGATGGCCGGGATGGTCCGCGACATGACGCCTGACGCCGGCCGGATGCGGGCCGCGACCGAGGCCGGCTTCATCACCGCCACCGACCTCGCGGACTGGCTGGTGCGGGTGCTGGGGCTGCCGTTCCGCCAAGCCCACCACGTGACCGGACGAATCGTCAAGCTGGCGGAGGACAGGAACGCCAAGCTGGCCGATCTCAGCCTCGCCGACCTGCAATCGGTCGAGCCGCGCATCAGCCAGGCCGTCTTCGACGTGCTGACGGTGGATGCCTCGGTGGCCAGCCGGACCAGCTTCGGCGGTACCGCGCCGGAGACCGTGCGCAAAGCCGTGGCCGCCGCGCGGGAGCGTTTCCTGTGA
- the lysA gene encoding diaminopimelate decarboxylase: protein MSPYFTYRDGVLHAEDVALPALAAAVGTPFYCYSSAALEANYRAFATAFEGTDTGICYALKANSNLAVIRTLARMGAGADVVSEGEMRRALAGGVPADRIVFSGVGKTRGEMRAALEAGIFQLNVESIPELEALSQVAASMGRTASIAIRVNPDVDARTHAKIATGKKENKFGIDIDHAREIYARAAALPGIAPVAVAVHIGSQLTSLEPFRAAFERVVELVHALRADGHDIKRLDLGGGLGILYRDEEVPAVGAYAGMVRSITGNLGCHVTLEPGRALVGNAGILVTRVIFRKTGLHREFLIVDAAMNDLIRPSLYDAWHTILPVVEPSSDAPRSPIDVVGPVCESGDTFAVQRVLPHLDQEDLVAFLSAGAYGAVMSSSYNTRPLIPEVLVSGADHAVVRRRPTVEEMLAAEQVPAWLDP from the coding sequence ATGAGCCCTTACTTCACCTATCGCGACGGCGTGCTGCATGCCGAGGACGTCGCCCTTCCCGCCCTCGCGGCGGCAGTCGGCACGCCGTTCTACTGCTATTCGTCCGCGGCGCTCGAAGCGAACTACCGCGCCTTCGCCACCGCCTTCGAGGGGACCGATACCGGAATCTGCTACGCGCTGAAGGCGAACTCCAACCTCGCCGTGATCCGCACCCTGGCCAGGATGGGCGCCGGCGCCGACGTGGTGTCGGAAGGCGAGATGCGCCGGGCGCTCGCCGGCGGCGTGCCGGCGGACCGGATCGTCTTCTCCGGCGTCGGCAAGACCCGCGGCGAGATGAGGGCAGCCCTGGAGGCCGGCATCTTCCAGCTCAACGTCGAATCGATCCCCGAGCTGGAGGCCCTGAGCCAGGTCGCGGCCTCGATGGGCCGGACAGCCTCGATCGCGATCCGGGTCAACCCCGACGTGGACGCCCGAACCCACGCCAAGATCGCGACCGGCAAGAAGGAAAACAAGTTCGGCATCGACATCGACCACGCGCGCGAGATCTACGCCCGCGCAGCCGCCCTGCCGGGGATCGCCCCCGTCGCCGTCGCGGTGCATATCGGGTCGCAGCTGACCAGCCTGGAGCCCTTCCGCGCCGCCTTCGAGCGGGTGGTCGAACTGGTCCATGCGCTGCGCGCCGACGGGCACGACATCAAGCGCCTGGACCTGGGCGGCGGCCTGGGCATCCTGTACCGGGACGAGGAGGTGCCGGCCGTCGGCGCCTATGCCGGAATGGTCAGGAGCATCACCGGCAACCTGGGCTGCCACGTGACGCTGGAGCCCGGACGGGCGCTGGTCGGCAACGCCGGCATCCTGGTGACCCGGGTGATCTTCCGGAAGACCGGGCTGCACCGCGAGTTCCTGATCGTCGACGCGGCGATGAACGACCTGATCCGCCCCTCGCTTTACGATGCCTGGCACACCATCCTTCCTGTGGTCGAACCGTCTTCCGACGCGCCGCGATCGCCGATCGACGTCGTCGGGCCGGTCTGCGAGTCGGGGGATACTTTCGCGGTGCAGCGGGTCCTGCCACATTTGGACCAAGAAGATCTGGTGGCATTCCTGTCGGCGGGAGCCTACGGCGCGGTGATGTCGTCCAGCTACAACACCCGCCCGCTGATCCCCGAGGTGCTGGTCTCGGGGGCCGACCATGCGGTCGTCCGCCGCCGGCCGACCGTCGAGGAGATGCTGGCGGCGGAACAGGTGCCGGCGTGGCTTGATCCCTGA
- a CDS encoding response regulator, with protein sequence MSEVPGTSAYRVLLAEDDPAVRAFVSRALGHAGFAVTDVEDGQQALQALDTEPYDLLVADIVMPVVDGITLALSAAKRRPGIRILLITGYPAEHIRACNLEALIHAVIPKPFSLQEICAAARAALGLGGRG encoded by the coding sequence ATGAGTGAAGTTCCGGGAACCTCGGCCTACCGGGTCCTTCTCGCCGAGGACGATCCCGCCGTGCGCGCCTTCGTCTCCCGCGCGCTCGGCCATGCGGGCTTCGCCGTGACGGATGTGGAGGACGGCCAGCAGGCGCTCCAGGCGCTGGACACCGAACCTTACGACCTGCTGGTCGCCGACATCGTCATGCCGGTCGTGGACGGCATCACGCTGGCGCTCAGCGCCGCGAAGCGCCGGCCGGGGATCAGGATCCTGCTGATCACGGGCTATCCGGCGGAGCACATCCGCGCATGTAACCTGGAAGCCCTGATCCACGCCGTGATCCCCAAGCCCTTCAGCCTTCAGGAGATCTGCGCCGCCGCCCGGGCCGCGCTTGGGCTCGGCGGCAGGGGCTGA
- a CDS encoding MJ0042-type zinc finger domain-containing protein, which yields MILTCPACSTRYLVDPATLGRDGRMVRCAKCGHSWMQRPPVDMPKPVDLAPPPEEIEVKPIPPGSNLPAIRKPVPQKPRSKTPLIVSTAAAVVLLLAGGLFMRQEIAGIWPPSARLFETIGLPVEVLGAGLQLQNVRSEKRVEDGITILVIEGQIANISDRERPVPPLRAMTLGPDKTPVGDWSFTASHETLLPGEIATFQSEMREPPGVIAEIAITFQQGTGG from the coding sequence ATGATTCTCACCTGCCCGGCCTGTTCTACCCGTTACCTGGTCGATCCCGCCACCCTGGGCAGGGACGGGCGGATGGTGCGTTGCGCCAAGTGCGGCCACAGCTGGATGCAGCGGCCGCCTGTGGACATGCCCAAGCCCGTCGATCTGGCGCCCCCGCCGGAGGAGATCGAGGTCAAGCCGATCCCGCCGGGGTCCAACCTGCCGGCGATCCGCAAGCCCGTGCCGCAGAAGCCCAGGTCGAAAACCCCGCTGATCGTCTCCACGGCAGCGGCGGTCGTGCTGCTGCTGGCCGGCGGACTGTTCATGCGGCAGGAGATCGCCGGGATCTGGCCCCCCTCCGCGCGGCTGTTCGAGACCATCGGCCTGCCGGTCGAGGTGCTGGGCGCCGGCCTCCAGCTCCAGAACGTCCGGTCGGAGAAGCGGGTCGAGGACGGCATCACGATCCTCGTGATCGAGGGGCAGATCGCCAACATTTCCGACCGGGAGCGCCCGGTGCCGCCGCTGCGCGCAATGACGCTGGGGCCGGACAAGACGCCGGTCGGCGACTGGAGTTTCACCGCCTCGCACGAGACGCTGCTTCCCGGCGAGATCGCGACCTTCCAGAGCGAGATGCGCGAACCGCCCGGCGTGATCGCCGAAATCGCCATCACCTTCCAACAGGGCACCGGCGGCTGA
- the ftsE gene encoding cell division ATP-binding protein FtsE, protein MRYGNGPEVLRDVSFTLEPGTFHFLTGASGAGKSSLLRLMYLAHRPSRGLITMFGHDIASLKRGELPPLRRRIGVVFQNFRLLDHLSALDNVALPLRVAGARESQVREHVAELLSWVGLGDHLNDKPATLSGGQQQRVAIARAVITRPSLLLADEPTGNVDDRIGMRLLHLFEELNKLGTTIVIATHNEMMIERFGYARMVLDKGMLQHLPRGGGATRIA, encoded by the coding sequence ATGCGCTACGGCAATGGGCCTGAAGTGCTGCGTGACGTCAGCTTCACGTTGGAACCCGGGACGTTCCATTTCCTGACCGGCGCCAGCGGCGCCGGCAAGTCCTCGCTGCTGCGCCTTATGTACCTGGCGCACCGGCCGTCGCGCGGACTGATCACCATGTTCGGCCACGACATCGCGTCGCTGAAGCGGGGCGAACTGCCGCCGTTGCGCCGCCGCATCGGCGTGGTGTTCCAGAATTTCCGGCTGCTCGACCATCTCTCGGCGTTGGACAACGTGGCGTTGCCGCTGCGTGTCGCGGGAGCGCGCGAGTCGCAGGTGCGGGAGCATGTGGCGGAGCTATTGAGCTGGGTCGGCCTGGGCGACCACCTGAACGACAAGCCGGCCACCCTGTCGGGCGGGCAGCAGCAGCGGGTGGCCATCGCGCGGGCGGTCATCACGCGGCCCAGCCTGCTGCTCGCCGACGAACCGACCGGCAACGTGGACGACAGGATCGGCATGCGCCTGCTCCACCTGTTCGAGGAACTGAACAAGCTCGGCACGACCATCGTGATCGCCACCCATAACGAGATGATGATAGAACGGTTCGGCTACGCCCGCATGGTGCTCGACAAGGGCATGCTTCAGCACCTGCCGCGGGGCGGCGGCGCAACCCGGATCGCCTGA